From the Choloepus didactylus isolate mChoDid1 chromosome 22, mChoDid1.pri, whole genome shotgun sequence genome, one window contains:
- the GFOD2 gene encoding glucose-fructose oxidoreductase domain-containing protein 2 isoform X2, with the protein MVTASRYYPQLMSLVGNVLRFLPAFVRMKQLIAEHYVGAVMICDARVYSGSLLSPSYGWICDELMGGGGLHTMGTYIVDLLTHLTGRKAEKVHGLLKTFVRQNAAIRGIRHVTSDDFCFFQMLMGGGVCSTVTLNFNMPGAFVHEVMVVGSAGRLVARGADLYGQKNSATHEELLLRDSLAVGTGLPEQGPQDVPLLYLKGMVYMVQALRQSFQGQGDRRTWDHTPVSMAASFEDGLYMQSVVDAIKRSSRSGEWEAVEVLTEEPDANQNLCEALQRNNLSSEPAMDPSPSNGPHSLLPLSCPHLLVYSQIPGTLQRNGFSSENRTQDFLLGSCGAYLSGTSWESLSWKSGGILFLKPWLWLQGSPGTREVRSGSQEARGDGLEDKQFCTAPWSKFSQLLPDPASQSPALLSLTAVFTGTPFGNLSRTWVGCWERNIHSLCFLISLCQTAKVVKPGPNSVPFSSLPSLCPCSGLLARKAQRTSPSSWHPL; encoded by the exons ATGGTGACAGCCTCACGCTACTACCCACAGTTGATGAGCCTGGTGGGGAATGTGCTGCGCTTCCTGCCTGCCTTCGTGCGCATGAAGCAGCTGATTGCGGAGCACTATGTGGGCGCTGTGATGATCTGCGATGCCCGCGTCTACTCGGGCAGCCTGCTTAGCCCCAGCTATGGCTGGATCTGCGATGAGCTCATGGGCGGCGGGGGCCTGCACACCATGGGCACCTACATTGTGGACCTGCTGACCCATCTGACTGGCCGGAAAGCAGAGAAGGTGCATGGGCTGCTCAAGACCTTTGTGAGGCAAAATGCGGCCATCCGTGGCATCCGGCATGTCACCAGTGATGACTTCTGTTTCTTCCAGATGCTCATGGGTGGGGGTGTGTGCAGCACAGTGACACTCAATTTCAACATGCCAGGCGCCTTCGTGCATGAGGTCATGGTGGTGGGCTCTGCAGGGCGCCTTGTTGCCCGGGGAGCTGATCTCTATGGGCAGAAGAATTCTGCCACGCATGAGGAGCTGCTACTGAGGGACTCGCTAGCTGTGGGCACAGGGCTGCCCGAGCAGGGACCCCAGGATGTCCCACTGCTCTACCTGAAGGGCATGGTCTACATGGTGCAGGCCCTGCGCCAGTCCTTCCAGGGGCAGGGTGACCGTCGCACCTGGGACCACACCCCTGTCTCCATGGCTGCTTCATTCGAAGATGGGCTGTATATGCAGAGTGTGGTGGATGCCATTAAAAGGTCAAGCCGATCAGGGGAGTGGGAAGCTGTGGAGGTGTTGACGGAGGAGCCCGACGCCAACCAGAACCTGTGCGAGGCGCTCCAGCGGAATAACCT CAGCTCTGAGCCTGCCATGGATCCCTCACCGTCTAATGGGCCACACAGCCTCCTGCCACTGTCCTGCCCTCATCTCCTCGTTTATAGCCAAATCCCAGGGACCCTCCAAAGGAATGGTTTTTCCTCAGAGAACAGGACTCAAGACTTCCTGTTGGGGTCTTGTGGGGCCTACCTTTCAGGGACATCATGGGAGAGTTTGAGCTGGAAGTCAGGAGGAATTCTGTTCCTGAAACCATGGCTTTGGCTCCAAGGGAGTCCTGGGACAAGGGAAGTGAGAAGTGGTTCCCAGGAGGCTAGAGGGGATGGACTTGAGGACAAACAGTTCTGTACAGCCCCTTGGAGCAAGTTTAGCCAACTGCTGCCTGACCCAGCCAGCCAGTCACCGGCCTTGCTTTCATTGACTGCAGTCTTCACAGGGACGCCTTTCGGCAACCTAAGTCGGACGTGGGTGGGGTGTTGGGAAAGGAACATCCATTCCCTTTGTTTCCTTATCTCACTTTGCCAGACTGCCAAGGTTGTTAAGCCTGGACCAAACTCTGTTCCCTTCTCCAGTCTTCCCTCTCTCTGCCCTTGCTCTGGGCTCCTTGCCAGAAAGGCTCAGAGGACTTCCCCCTCCTCTTGGCACCCCTTATAG
- the GFOD2 gene encoding glucose-fructose oxidoreductase domain-containing protein 2 isoform X4 — protein MKMLPGVGVFGTGSSARVLVPLLRAEGFTIEALWGKTEEEAKQLAEEMNITFYTSQTDDVLLHQDVDLVCINIPPPLTRQISVKALGIGKNVVCEKAATSVDAFRMVTASRYYPQLMSLVGNVLRFLPAFVRMKQLIAEHYVGAVMICDARVYSGSLLSPSYGWICDELMGGGGLHTMGTYIVDLLTHLTGRKAEKVHGLLKTFVRQNAAIRGIRHVTSDDFCFFQMLMGGGVCSTVTLNFNMPGAFVHEVMVVGSAGRLVARGADLYGQKNSATHEELLLRDSLAVGTGLPEQGPQDVPLLYLKGMVYMVQALRQSFQGQGDRRTWDHTPVSMAASFEDGLYMQSVVDAIKRSSRSGEWEAVEVLTEEPDANQNLCEALQRNNLSPGGISASPLGWAL, from the exons ATGAAGATGCTCCCAGGTGTGGGCGTGTTTGGGACCGGCAGCTCTGCCCGAGTTCTGGTCCCACTGCTGAGGGCAGAAGGGTTCACCATCGAGGCCCTGTGGGGGAAGACAGAAGAGGAGGCGAAGCAACTTGCTGAGGAGATGAACATTACCTTCTATACCAGCCAGACCGATGATGTCTTACTGCATCAAGACGTGGATCTGGTGTGCATCAACATCCCCCCTCCACTCACCCGGCAAATATCTGTGAAGGCTCTAG GTATTGGGAAGAATGTGGTTTGTGAGAAGGCAGCAACCTCAGTGGATGCCTTCCGGATGGTGACAGCCTCACGCTACTACCCACAGTTGATGAGCCTGGTGGGGAATGTGCTGCGCTTCCTGCCTGCCTTCGTGCGCATGAAGCAGCTGATTGCGGAGCACTATGTGGGCGCTGTGATGATCTGCGATGCCCGCGTCTACTCGGGCAGCCTGCTTAGCCCCAGCTATGGCTGGATCTGCGATGAGCTCATGGGCGGCGGGGGCCTGCACACCATGGGCACCTACATTGTGGACCTGCTGACCCATCTGACTGGCCGGAAAGCAGAGAAGGTGCATGGGCTGCTCAAGACCTTTGTGAGGCAAAATGCGGCCATCCGTGGCATCCGGCATGTCACCAGTGATGACTTCTGTTTCTTCCAGATGCTCATGGGTGGGGGTGTGTGCAGCACAGTGACACTCAATTTCAACATGCCAGGCGCCTTCGTGCATGAGGTCATGGTGGTGGGCTCTGCAGGGCGCCTTGTTGCCCGGGGAGCTGATCTCTATGGGCAGAAGAATTCTGCCACGCATGAGGAGCTGCTACTGAGGGACTCGCTAGCTGTGGGCACAGGGCTGCCCGAGCAGGGACCCCAGGATGTCCCACTGCTCTACCTGAAGGGCATGGTCTACATGGTGCAGGCCCTGCGCCAGTCCTTCCAGGGGCAGGGTGACCGTCGCACCTGGGACCACACCCCTGTCTCCATGGCTGCTTCATTCGAAGATGGGCTGTATATGCAGAGTGTGGTGGATGCCATTAAAAGGTCAAGCCGATCAGGGGAGTGGGAAGCTGTGGAGGTGTTGACGGAGGAGCCCGACGCCAACCAGAACCTGTGCGAGGCGCTCCAGCGGAATAACCT CAGTCCCGGTGGCATCTCAGCTTCACCCCTAGGATGGGCATTGTGA
- the GFOD2 gene encoding glucose-fructose oxidoreductase domain-containing protein 2 isoform X1 — translation MKMLPGVGVFGTGSSARVLVPLLRAEGFTIEALWGKTEEEAKQLAEEMNITFYTSQTDDVLLHQDVDLVCINIPPPLTRQISVKALGIGKNVVCEKAATSVDAFRMVTASRYYPQLMSLVGNVLRFLPAFVRMKQLIAEHYVGAVMICDARVYSGSLLSPSYGWICDELMGGGGLHTMGTYIVDLLTHLTGRKAEKVHGLLKTFVRQNAAIRGIRHVTSDDFCFFQMLMGGGVCSTVTLNFNMPGAFVHEVMVVGSAGRLVARGADLYGQKNSATHEELLLRDSLAVGTGLPEQGPQDVPLLYLKGMVYMVQALRQSFQGQGDRRTWDHTPVSMAASFEDGLYMQSVVDAIKRSSRSGEWEAVEVLTEEPDANQNLCEALQRNNLSSEPAMDPSPSNGPHSLLPLSCPHLLVYSQIPGTLQRNGFSSENRTQDFLLGSCGAYLSGTSWESLSWKSGGILFLKPWLWLQGSPGTREVRSGSQEARGDGLEDKQFCTAPWSKFSQLLPDPASQSPALLSLTAVFTGTPFGNLSRTWVGCWERNIHSLCFLISLCQTAKVVKPGPNSVPFSSLPSLCPCSGLLARKAQRTSPSSWHPL, via the exons ATGAAGATGCTCCCAGGTGTGGGCGTGTTTGGGACCGGCAGCTCTGCCCGAGTTCTGGTCCCACTGCTGAGGGCAGAAGGGTTCACCATCGAGGCCCTGTGGGGGAAGACAGAAGAGGAGGCGAAGCAACTTGCTGAGGAGATGAACATTACCTTCTATACCAGCCAGACCGATGATGTCTTACTGCATCAAGACGTGGATCTGGTGTGCATCAACATCCCCCCTCCACTCACCCGGCAAATATCTGTGAAGGCTCTAG GTATTGGGAAGAATGTGGTTTGTGAGAAGGCAGCAACCTCAGTGGATGCCTTCCGGATGGTGACAGCCTCACGCTACTACCCACAGTTGATGAGCCTGGTGGGGAATGTGCTGCGCTTCCTGCCTGCCTTCGTGCGCATGAAGCAGCTGATTGCGGAGCACTATGTGGGCGCTGTGATGATCTGCGATGCCCGCGTCTACTCGGGCAGCCTGCTTAGCCCCAGCTATGGCTGGATCTGCGATGAGCTCATGGGCGGCGGGGGCCTGCACACCATGGGCACCTACATTGTGGACCTGCTGACCCATCTGACTGGCCGGAAAGCAGAGAAGGTGCATGGGCTGCTCAAGACCTTTGTGAGGCAAAATGCGGCCATCCGTGGCATCCGGCATGTCACCAGTGATGACTTCTGTTTCTTCCAGATGCTCATGGGTGGGGGTGTGTGCAGCACAGTGACACTCAATTTCAACATGCCAGGCGCCTTCGTGCATGAGGTCATGGTGGTGGGCTCTGCAGGGCGCCTTGTTGCCCGGGGAGCTGATCTCTATGGGCAGAAGAATTCTGCCACGCATGAGGAGCTGCTACTGAGGGACTCGCTAGCTGTGGGCACAGGGCTGCCCGAGCAGGGACCCCAGGATGTCCCACTGCTCTACCTGAAGGGCATGGTCTACATGGTGCAGGCCCTGCGCCAGTCCTTCCAGGGGCAGGGTGACCGTCGCACCTGGGACCACACCCCTGTCTCCATGGCTGCTTCATTCGAAGATGGGCTGTATATGCAGAGTGTGGTGGATGCCATTAAAAGGTCAAGCCGATCAGGGGAGTGGGAAGCTGTGGAGGTGTTGACGGAGGAGCCCGACGCCAACCAGAACCTGTGCGAGGCGCTCCAGCGGAATAACCT CAGCTCTGAGCCTGCCATGGATCCCTCACCGTCTAATGGGCCACACAGCCTCCTGCCACTGTCCTGCCCTCATCTCCTCGTTTATAGCCAAATCCCAGGGACCCTCCAAAGGAATGGTTTTTCCTCAGAGAACAGGACTCAAGACTTCCTGTTGGGGTCTTGTGGGGCCTACCTTTCAGGGACATCATGGGAGAGTTTGAGCTGGAAGTCAGGAGGAATTCTGTTCCTGAAACCATGGCTTTGGCTCCAAGGGAGTCCTGGGACAAGGGAAGTGAGAAGTGGTTCCCAGGAGGCTAGAGGGGATGGACTTGAGGACAAACAGTTCTGTACAGCCCCTTGGAGCAAGTTTAGCCAACTGCTGCCTGACCCAGCCAGCCAGTCACCGGCCTTGCTTTCATTGACTGCAGTCTTCACAGGGACGCCTTTCGGCAACCTAAGTCGGACGTGGGTGGGGTGTTGGGAAAGGAACATCCATTCCCTTTGTTTCCTTATCTCACTTTGCCAGACTGCCAAGGTTGTTAAGCCTGGACCAAACTCTGTTCCCTTCTCCAGTCTTCCCTCTCTCTGCCCTTGCTCTGGGCTCCTTGCCAGAAAGGCTCAGAGGACTTCCCCCTCCTCTTGGCACCCCTTATAG
- the C22H16orf86 gene encoding uncharacterized protein C16orf86 homolog, with amino-acid sequence MASAAAERRLGTQEETTVAPAPHAEAPGCRANSSECPGTGDPCLVPVHEACWLQGEDKCPEGQASEPELQEKRLKPEERLKPEEDTLEEKGPRPMVSVVRPGQIPKRKPVKGEAEMPPGLLLQREEPEGSQSELSPSPKQHKKAKKRKTLGTSALPATAGTVPASSETLGLERKAQRLRPLYQYINYYNPELNQAEEGDREAEAEPEPEPELAMVPEAGVEQLQALLPMSGELGSGLALSCPSTLMPPTHALAPRTEEAGEEPGLLPSLRASSQLKAEVDKSTQVDIDKMLSVCTAPLVPPLSPQHK; translated from the exons ATGGCTTCAGCAGCGGCGGAGAGGCGTCTGGGGACTCAGGAGGAGACAACCGTGGCGCCCGCACCGCACGCAGAGGCGCCCGGTTGCCGCGCTAACAGCTCTGAG TGTCCAGGGACAGGAGACCCCTGTCTGGTGCCAGTCCACGAAGCCTGCTGGCTCCAGGGTGAAGACAAGTGTCCAGAAGGACAAGCCTCAGAGCCAGAGCTCCAGGAGAAGCGACTCAAGCCAGAGGAGAGGCTCAAGCCAGAGGAGGACACACTAGAAGAGAAGGGCCCCAGGCCTATGGTCTCTGTTGTCAGACCGGGTCAAATTCCCAAGAGGAAGCCAGTCAA GGGTGAAGCTGAGATGCCACCGGGACTGCTGCTGCAGAGGGAGGAGCCGGAGGGCAGCCAGAGTGAGCTCTCACCATCTCCCAAACAGCACAAAAAAGCCAAGAAGCGCAAGACTCTGGGGACTTCAGCACTCCCAGCTACAGCTGGCACAGTGCCTGCATCTTCAGAGACCTTGGGGCTGGAGC GAAAGGCCCAGCGCCTGCGGCCCCTGTACCAGTACATCAACTATTACAATCCTGAGCTGAACCAGGCAGAGGAGGGGGACAGGGAGGCTGAGGCGGAGCCGGAGCCTGAGCCAGAGTTGGCTATGGTCCCTGAGGCAGGAGTGGAGCAATTGCAGGCCTTGCTGCCCATGTCAGGTGAGCTGGGCTCAGGCCTTGCTTTGTCCTGCCCCAGTACATTAATGCCCCCCACCCACGCTCTGGCTCCCCGGACAGAGGAGGCTGGAGAGGAGCCTGGGCTTCTACCCAGCTTGAGGGCCAGCAGCCAGCTAAAGGCTGAGGTGGATAAATCGACCCAGGTGGACATCGACAAGATGCTGAGTGTGTGCACTGCCCCACTTGTGCCCCCACTCTCTCCTCAGCACAAGTGA
- the GFOD2 gene encoding glucose-fructose oxidoreductase domain-containing protein 2 isoform X3, whose amino-acid sequence MKMLPGVGVFGTGSSARVLVPLLRAEGFTIEALWGKTEEEAKQLAEEMNITFYTSQTDDVLLHQDVDLVCINIPPPLTRQISVKALGIGKNVVCEKAATSVDAFRMVTASRYYPQLMSLVGNVLRFLPAFVRMKQLIAEHYVGAVMICDARVYSGSLLSPSYGWICDELMGGGGLHTMGTYIVDLLTHLTGRKAEKVHGLLKTFVRQNAAIRGIRHVTSDDFCFFQMLMGGGVCSTVTLNFNMPGAFVHEVMVVGSAGRLVARGADLYGQKNSATHEELLLRDSLAVGTGLPEQGPQDVPLLYLKGMVYMVQALRQSFQGQGDRRTWDHTPVSMAASFEDGLYMQSVVDAIKRSSRSGEWEAVEVLTEEPDANQNLCEALQRNNLSSPGGISASPLGWAL is encoded by the exons ATGAAGATGCTCCCAGGTGTGGGCGTGTTTGGGACCGGCAGCTCTGCCCGAGTTCTGGTCCCACTGCTGAGGGCAGAAGGGTTCACCATCGAGGCCCTGTGGGGGAAGACAGAAGAGGAGGCGAAGCAACTTGCTGAGGAGATGAACATTACCTTCTATACCAGCCAGACCGATGATGTCTTACTGCATCAAGACGTGGATCTGGTGTGCATCAACATCCCCCCTCCACTCACCCGGCAAATATCTGTGAAGGCTCTAG GTATTGGGAAGAATGTGGTTTGTGAGAAGGCAGCAACCTCAGTGGATGCCTTCCGGATGGTGACAGCCTCACGCTACTACCCACAGTTGATGAGCCTGGTGGGGAATGTGCTGCGCTTCCTGCCTGCCTTCGTGCGCATGAAGCAGCTGATTGCGGAGCACTATGTGGGCGCTGTGATGATCTGCGATGCCCGCGTCTACTCGGGCAGCCTGCTTAGCCCCAGCTATGGCTGGATCTGCGATGAGCTCATGGGCGGCGGGGGCCTGCACACCATGGGCACCTACATTGTGGACCTGCTGACCCATCTGACTGGCCGGAAAGCAGAGAAGGTGCATGGGCTGCTCAAGACCTTTGTGAGGCAAAATGCGGCCATCCGTGGCATCCGGCATGTCACCAGTGATGACTTCTGTTTCTTCCAGATGCTCATGGGTGGGGGTGTGTGCAGCACAGTGACACTCAATTTCAACATGCCAGGCGCCTTCGTGCATGAGGTCATGGTGGTGGGCTCTGCAGGGCGCCTTGTTGCCCGGGGAGCTGATCTCTATGGGCAGAAGAATTCTGCCACGCATGAGGAGCTGCTACTGAGGGACTCGCTAGCTGTGGGCACAGGGCTGCCCGAGCAGGGACCCCAGGATGTCCCACTGCTCTACCTGAAGGGCATGGTCTACATGGTGCAGGCCCTGCGCCAGTCCTTCCAGGGGCAGGGTGACCGTCGCACCTGGGACCACACCCCTGTCTCCATGGCTGCTTCATTCGAAGATGGGCTGTATATGCAGAGTGTGGTGGATGCCATTAAAAGGTCAAGCCGATCAGGGGAGTGGGAAGCTGTGGAGGTGTTGACGGAGGAGCCCGACGCCAACCAGAACCTGTGCGAGGCGCTCCAGCGGAATAACCT CAGCAGTCCCGGTGGCATCTCAGCTTCACCCCTAGGATGGGCATTGTGA